A window of Parambassis ranga chromosome 10, fParRan2.1, whole genome shotgun sequence contains these coding sequences:
- the LOC114443078 gene encoding cilia- and flagella-associated protein 251-like, translated as EEEEEEEEEEEEEEEEDEEEEEKEEDEEEEEEEEEEEEEEEEEEEEEEEEEEEEEEEKEEEDEEEEEKEEDEEEEEEKEEEEDEEEEEKEEEEEEEKEKEEEKEKEEEKEEEEEEEKEKEEEKEKEEEEEEEKEEKEEEEEEEKEKEKEEEKEKEEEEEEEKEEEEEKEEEEEEEKEKEEEKEEEEDEEEEEKEEEEDEEEEEKEEEDEEEEEKEEEEEEEKEKEEEKEEEEEEEKEEEEEEEKEEEEEKEEEEEEEKEEEEEEDEEEEEKEEEEEEEEEEEVIKERRHGLNHEEEVTGVDGASTVRRRRRRLK; from the exons gaagaggaggaggaggaggaggaagaggaggaggaggaggaggaggaggatgaagaggaagaggagaaggaggaggacgaggaggaggaggaggaggaggaggaggaagaggaggaggaggaagaggaggaggaggaggaggaagaggaggaggaggaagaggaggaggagaaggaggaggaggatgaagaggaggaggagaaggaggaggacgaggaggaggaggaggagaaggaggaggaggaggatgaagaggaggaggagaaggaggaggaggaagaggaggagaaggagaaggaggaggagaaggagaaggaggaggagaaggaggaggaggaagaggaggagaaggagaaggaggaggagaaggagaaggaggaggaggaagaggaggagaaggaggagaaggaggaggaggaagaggaggagaaggagaaggagaaggaggaggagaaggagaaggaggaggaggaagaggaggagaaggaggaggaggaggagaaggaggaggaggaagaggaggagaaggagaaggaggaggagaaggaggaggaagaggatgaagaggaggaagagaaggaggaggaagaggatgaagaggaggaagagaaggaggaggaggatgaagaggaggaggagaaggaggaggaggaagaggaggagaaggagaaggaggaggagaaggaggaggaggaagaggaggagaaggaggaggaggaagaggaggagaaggaggaggaggaggagaaggaggaggaggaagaggaggagaaggaggaggaggaagaggaggacgaggaggaagaggagaaggaggaggaggaggaggaagaggaggaggaggaggtcataAAAGAACGTCGTCATGGGTTAAACCATGAGGAGGAAGTGACAGGCGTGGACG GAGCCTCCACTgtgcggcggcggcggcggcggctgaAATAA